The following proteins are co-located in the Acinetobacter shaoyimingii genome:
- a CDS encoding Sec-independent protein translocase subunit TatA — protein sequence MAGLSIWHVLIFAIVVILLFGTSKLKNLGKDVGGAVKDFKKSIKDDPLEHTPVHESRLLDTEVKNSEKKPI from the coding sequence ATGGCAGGACTTTCAATTTGGCATGTGCTGATATTTGCAATTGTGGTGATTCTATTGTTCGGCACATCAAAGCTCAAAAACTTGGGTAAAGATGTTGGTGGCGCAGTCAAAGATTTTAAAAAATCAATAAAAGATGATCCGCTTGAACATACGCCTGTTCATGAATCACGTTTGCTCGACACTGAAGTGAAAAACTCAGAAAAGAAACCCATTTAA
- the tatC gene encoding twin-arginine translocase subunit TatC, whose protein sequence is MIASNEDSAVNDPQTATENLATMPFMQHLIVLRKYLFRIVAITLLIFFCLLPFRNFTYQLLSEPLRQQFPASSTMIATDVTATFMAPFKLNLFVALMLAMPFILYQIWSFVRPALYEKERNLALPLLLGSISLFYIGIAFAYFITLPAILHFFMSVSPESVAPMTDINSYLSFCLKLFLVFGLTFEIPVITLLLILIGVVSTQSLIEKRRFIIVGCFFVSMFATPPDALSMIMLAIPMWLLFEIGLVFGKILEKRKQTIAHKN, encoded by the coding sequence ATGATCGCATCCAATGAAGATTCTGCTGTGAACGACCCCCAAACAGCAACTGAAAATTTAGCAACCATGCCGTTCATGCAGCATTTGATTGTTCTGAGAAAATATTTATTTCGCATTGTCGCAATCACGTTGCTCATTTTCTTTTGCTTATTGCCCTTTCGAAATTTTACGTATCAGCTTTTATCTGAGCCTTTACGTCAGCAATTTCCAGCCTCATCGACCATGATTGCAACCGATGTAACAGCAACATTTATGGCGCCGTTTAAATTGAATTTATTCGTCGCGCTGATGCTGGCAATGCCTTTTATCCTGTATCAAATTTGGTCTTTTGTGCGACCTGCACTTTATGAAAAAGAAAGGAATTTAGCGCTTCCACTTTTATTGGGCAGCATCAGTTTGTTTTATATTGGGATCGCTTTTGCTTATTTTATTACCCTACCCGCAATTCTACATTTCTTCATGAGCGTGTCTCCAGAAAGTGTTGCACCAATGACAGACATCAATAGTTATTTAAGCTTTTGTTTAAAACTATTTTTGGTGTTTGGGCTAACATTCGAAATTCCTGTGATTACTTTGCTTCTGATTTTAATTGGCGTGGTCAGCACACAAAGTCTGATTGAGAAAAGGCGTTTTATTATCGTCGGTTGTTTCTTTGTGTCTATGTTTGCAACGCCTCCTGATGCATTATCAATGATTATGTTGGCGATCCCAATGTGGTTATTGTTTGAAATTGGATTAGTGTTTGGAAAAATTTTAGAAAAAAGGAAACAAACCATAGCCCATAAAAACTAG
- the tatB gene encoding Sec-independent protein translocase protein TatB: protein MLNIGFTEILCFSIISLLILGPEKLPEAARFVAKWYGKFKKFISNVQNQIDQELHLAEFRQEIQKEIDRLTEFELRMQKQMDQVSTQAKQTTTLSNHSNIQQPLDVYPDLKQFNFQFLDQPFSIPFTQHHTQQQIKNMMKHQQFIHSHELRIAV, encoded by the coding sequence ATGTTGAATATTGGTTTTACTGAAATTTTATGCTTTTCCATCATTTCACTGCTTATTTTAGGCCCTGAAAAGTTGCCTGAAGCGGCACGGTTTGTCGCTAAATGGTATGGAAAATTTAAAAAATTCATCAGTAATGTTCAAAATCAAATTGATCAAGAACTCCATTTGGCTGAGTTTCGACAAGAAATACAAAAAGAAATTGATCGTCTAACCGAATTTGAATTACGCATGCAAAAACAAATGGATCAAGTAAGCACTCAGGCAAAGCAAACAACAACGCTTTCAAACCATAGCAACATTCAACAGCCTTTAGATGTTTATCCCGATTTAAAACAGTTCAATTTTCAATTTTTAGATCAGCCTTTCAGCATTCCCTTTACGCAACATCATACTCAGCAACAAATTAAAAACATGATGAAACATCAGCAATTCATACATTCTCATGAGCTCAGGATTGCCGTATGA
- the metW gene encoding methionine biosynthesis protein MetW has product MRIDQQLADKWIKPGSSVLDLGCGDGELLSLLGKKHQIRAYGLEIDQEKIAIAVSKGLNIIQQDLNLGLGRFADQSFDYVVMAQALQAVDAPDVLLRDMVRVGKQAIITFPNFAHWKTRSFLALKGKMPVSEALPYMWYNTPNIHLCTFRDFEALCAENQIKIIDRLAVNGNQQGSVLSKHLPNLFGEVAIYRVSAI; this is encoded by the coding sequence ATGCGTATCGATCAACAACTTGCTGACAAATGGATTAAACCAGGTTCAAGCGTACTTGATTTGGGTTGTGGTGATGGTGAATTACTTTCACTGCTGGGTAAAAAGCATCAAATCCGTGCTTACGGTCTCGAAATTGATCAGGAAAAGATTGCAATTGCGGTAAGTAAAGGGTTAAATATTATCCAACAAGACTTGAACCTCGGTTTGGGACGCTTTGCCGACCAGTCTTTTGACTATGTGGTGATGGCACAAGCTTTGCAAGCTGTAGATGCACCAGACGTACTTTTGCGTGATATGGTGCGTGTTGGGAAACAAGCGATTATTACTTTTCCAAACTTTGCTCATTGGAAGACACGTTCTTTCTTAGCGTTAAAGGGGAAAATGCCTGTTTCAGAAGCATTACCGTATATGTGGTACAACACACCCAATATCCACTTATGCACGTTTCGTGATTTTGAGGCACTTTGTGCTGAAAATCAGATTAAAATTATTGATCGACTTGCCGTGAATGGGAATCAACAAGGAAGTGTTTTGAGTAAACATCTTCCAAATTTGTTCGGAGAAGTCGCGATTTATCGAGTGAGCGCAATATGA
- a CDS encoding PhoX family protein → MTATSQQPSRRDILKWFGGIPFLPFGAMATAAALTGCNDDNDSNTAPPVKPANFKNAIFTAMAAPTTLEERAKTAVTSKLKIEWDDNSSTEYQLGYKNFFKTGDLVPKWGGGEIVAGGYFNAQGQPIIDTSVDSKPRQFFSDCPDGSSLIYLDNAKVDGVQNPVFHVVQFEYASQNQAGNSEYGNLPSPIAILTLDQNQQTGHLELKKYFNVDTSAVHGLWITCGASLSPWDTHLSSEEYEPDAFDQGIGGPNVDGIGRSFFGDASKANPYNYGHLPEVIVNPDGSGKIVKHYCMGRISHELVHVMPDNRTVIMGDDYTNGGFFMFVADKEKDLSSGTLYVAQYTSLLNESSTATIQWIELGHATSQEIDDLVNQQNIQPNDIMESLTVNPNDASYTEITLAKKKLWVKVKPGMEKAAAFLETHRYAALKGGSMAFTKMEGTTINIKDKKAYSALANIQDSMVQNGNGWVASHNVSFTKKITAGGILEHDLAGGKSTSVGSPIKSEWVPYQSRILLLGEDIPADSLGNTANPNKIASPDNLKFSETFRTLFIGEDSGNHPNNFLWAYHVDRKEDPVRLLSTPFGAESTGLHAVDSIRGWTYIMSNFQHAGDAKDPTGGGLKQATLDNYNGGYSASVGYITADPIAPSIVKK, encoded by the coding sequence ATGACAGCCACTTCTCAGCAGCCTAGTCGTCGCGATATATTAAAATGGTTTGGCGGTATTCCTTTTTTACCTTTTGGCGCAATGGCGACCGCAGCAGCACTGACAGGGTGCAATGATGACAATGACTCGAATACAGCTCCTCCTGTAAAGCCTGCAAACTTTAAAAATGCCATTTTTACCGCTATGGCAGCCCCAACGACGCTTGAAGAGCGTGCCAAAACAGCTGTCACTTCTAAACTCAAAATTGAATGGGACGATAATTCTTCCACTGAATATCAATTGGGTTATAAAAATTTCTTTAAAACTGGCGATCTTGTGCCCAAATGGGGTGGCGGTGAAATTGTTGCAGGTGGTTATTTTAATGCGCAAGGTCAACCGATTATAGACACATCCGTTGACAGCAAACCTCGTCAATTTTTCTCAGATTGTCCAGATGGTTCATCCTTAATTTATTTAGACAATGCCAAAGTTGATGGGGTTCAAAATCCTGTTTTCCATGTCGTTCAATTTGAATACGCTTCGCAAAATCAGGCAGGCAACTCTGAATATGGCAATTTGCCTTCACCGATTGCCATTCTCACCTTAGATCAAAATCAACAGACGGGGCATTTAGAACTTAAAAAGTATTTTAATGTGGATACGTCGGCGGTACATGGTCTTTGGATTACGTGTGGTGCAAGTTTATCGCCTTGGGATACGCATCTATCTAGTGAAGAATACGAGCCTGATGCTTTTGATCAGGGCATTGGTGGACCAAATGTCGATGGCATTGGACGCAGTTTTTTTGGTGATGCCAGTAAGGCGAACCCATACAATTATGGACATTTACCTGAAGTCATCGTCAACCCAGATGGCAGTGGAAAAATTGTGAAGCACTACTGTATGGGACGAATTTCCCACGAATTGGTTCATGTCATGCCAGATAACCGTACTGTCATTATGGGCGATGACTATACCAACGGCGGCTTTTTCATGTTTGTGGCAGATAAAGAAAAAGATTTATCGAGTGGAACACTTTACGTTGCCCAATATACCAGCCTACTCAATGAAAGTTCGACAGCGACCATTCAATGGATTGAACTTGGACATGCCACAAGTCAAGAAATTGATGATTTGGTGAATCAACAAAATATTCAACCAAACGACATTATGGAAAGCTTAACCGTCAATCCAAATGATGCAAGCTACACGGAAATAACCCTCGCAAAGAAAAAACTCTGGGTCAAAGTCAAGCCAGGTATGGAAAAAGCCGCAGCTTTTTTAGAAACCCACCGCTATGCGGCGCTGAAAGGTGGCAGTATGGCTTTCACGAAAATGGAAGGTACTACCATCAATATCAAGGATAAAAAAGCCTATTCAGCGTTGGCAAATATTCAAGATTCGATGGTGCAAAATGGCAATGGTTGGGTGGCAAGTCATAACGTGAGTTTTACCAAGAAAATCACGGCAGGTGGCATTTTAGAACATGATCTTGCTGGTGGAAAATCAACATCAGTAGGCTCACCTATCAAGAGTGAATGGGTACCCTATCAATCTCGCATTTTGCTTTTAGGCGAAGATATTCCAGCAGATAGCTTAGGCAACACAGCCAATCCAAATAAAATAGCCAGCCCTGATAATTTGAAATTTTCAGAGACCTTCAGAACCTTGTTTATTGGTGAAGATAGCGGTAATCATCCCAATAACTTCTTATGGGCATACCATGTAGACCGTAAAGAAGATCCAGTACGATTACTGTCTACACCGTTCGGTGCAGAATCGACTGGTTTACATGCTGTCGATTCTATTCGAGGTTGGACCTACATTATGAGTAACTTCCAACATGCTGGCGATGCTAAAGATCCAACTGGTGGCGGTCTCAAACAAGCCACTTTAGATAATTATAACGGAGGATATAGTGCCAGTGTCGGTTATATCACCGCAGATCCAATTGCACCTTCAATCGTGAAAAAATAA
- the lgt gene encoding prolipoprotein diacylglyceryl transferase, whose amino-acid sequence MLTYPSIDPVAISLGPLQVHWYGLMYLLAFLFAWGLANYRAKERGWTSDMVSDLVFYGALGVVIGGRVGYVFFYGFDQFLANPLWLFQVWTGGMSFHGGFLGVMIAMLLWCKKYSMTWFQTLDFIAPCVPTGLMFGRLGNFIGGELFGRPVTDPNFALGMIFPTDPLQLVRHPSQLYQALCEGLILFIVLWWFSSKPRPRYAVSALFLIGYGIARFVVEFFREPDNGQLFIAWMSKGQFLTLPMILIGIWMMWYAYQKKIYDWGPQKNS is encoded by the coding sequence ATGCTGACCTACCCATCCATTGATCCAGTTGCAATATCGCTGGGTCCACTACAAGTTCACTGGTATGGACTGATGTATTTGCTCGCTTTTTTATTTGCTTGGGGGCTTGCTAATTATCGAGCGAAAGAACGTGGCTGGACATCTGATATGGTGTCGGATCTGGTGTTTTACGGTGCGCTTGGTGTAGTCATAGGCGGGCGCGTTGGGTACGTGTTCTTTTATGGTTTTGATCAGTTTCTTGCCAATCCACTGTGGTTATTCCAAGTTTGGACAGGTGGAATGAGTTTCCATGGCGGCTTCTTAGGCGTCATGATTGCCATGTTACTTTGGTGTAAGAAATATTCGATGACATGGTTCCAAACCCTCGATTTTATTGCACCATGCGTTCCTACTGGCTTAATGTTTGGTCGTCTTGGTAACTTTATTGGTGGTGAACTTTTTGGTCGTCCTGTGACTGATCCCAACTTTGCTTTGGGGATGATTTTCCCAACTGATCCACTGCAACTGGTTCGTCATCCATCACAACTCTATCAAGCCTTATGTGAAGGGTTAATACTCTTTATCGTTTTATGGTGGTTTAGCTCAAAACCTCGTCCTCGTTATGCTGTTTCAGCACTGTTTCTAATTGGTTACGGTATCGCACGATTTGTGGTTGAATTTTTCCGTGAGCCAGATAACGGACAGTTATTTATTGCATGGATGAGTAAAGGACAATTCCTCACCTTGCCAATGATTTTGATTGGTATTTGGATGATGTGGTATGCCTATCAAAAGAAAATCTATGACTGGGGTCCACAAAAAAACAGTTAA
- a CDS encoding CHAP domain-containing protein has product MIYDQQSDMSEIHAPVEMKVILRSNAKSNGNNDTKSASANSKRDSKNKNYTSASAQRIDISKFTQHLKGVTARKSSQECAKSIRIALESAGARFQSHPVAAADWGGTLMKLGYRKINLSFDKPKEGDIYIINRTGSHVYGHIAGYTGSGWVSDFKQAGYAVYKDSVKYTYYRMTE; this is encoded by the coding sequence ATGATTTACGATCAACAGAGTGATATGAGTGAAATTCATGCCCCTGTAGAGATGAAAGTAATCCTTCGTTCAAATGCGAAAAGTAATGGTAATAACGACACCAAGTCAGCTTCAGCAAACTCGAAAAGAGATTCTAAAAATAAAAACTATACTTCTGCTTCAGCTCAACGTATCGATATTTCAAAGTTTACCCAGCATTTAAAAGGGGTTACCGCGCGTAAAAGTTCTCAAGAATGCGCAAAGAGCATCCGCATTGCTTTAGAGTCAGCTGGTGCACGTTTTCAAAGTCATCCAGTTGCCGCTGCTGATTGGGGTGGAACATTGATGAAATTGGGTTACCGCAAAATTAATTTATCTTTTGATAAACCGAAAGAAGGTGATATTTATATTATTAATCGGACGGGTTCACACGTTTATGGACATATTGCAGGCTATACGGGTTCTGGTTGGGTTTCCGATTTTAAACAAGCAGGTTATGCGGTCTACAAAGATAGTGTGAAATATACGTATTACCGTATGACAGAGTAA
- a CDS encoding tetratricopeptide repeat protein: protein MKKLLITTTLFLSSIASHVHAEYIAQQPKQSVAAMAAQYSTMSITDLQKAAKAGQPAAQFYLATHYQRGTHIQKDLKQSFTWFKAAADQGISAAQLNVGRMLAEGTGTHKNESLARQYFEKAASRGDNRASFNLAMMEEKKKNYVGAYQWYELSTRDGMLDNKVINMSETKKTALAANLTPEQIRTARERADQWIQSQ, encoded by the coding sequence ATGAAAAAATTATTAATAACGACAACATTATTTTTGAGTTCAATTGCGAGCCATGTACATGCAGAGTACATCGCTCAGCAACCTAAGCAGTCTGTGGCTGCAATGGCAGCACAATACTCCACCATGAGTATTACTGACCTTCAAAAAGCTGCTAAAGCTGGACAACCTGCTGCTCAATTTTATTTAGCTACTCATTATCAACGTGGTACACATATCCAAAAAGATCTTAAACAATCTTTTACATGGTTTAAAGCCGCTGCTGATCAAGGTATTTCAGCTGCCCAATTAAATGTGGGTCGTATGCTTGCTGAAGGTACAGGTACGCACAAAAATGAATCTTTGGCACGTCAGTATTTTGAAAAGGCAGCAAGTCGTGGCGACAACCGTGCAAGCTTTAACTTAGCCATGATGGAAGAGAAAAAGAAAAATTATGTAGGTGCATACCAATGGTATGAGCTTTCGACACGTGATGGTATGTTAGACAATAAAGTCATCAACATGTCGGAAACTAAAAAGACAGCTTTGGCAGCAAACCTAACGCCAGAGCAAATTCGTACAGCACGTGAACGTGCAGATCAATGGATTCAATCTCAATGA
- the metX gene encoding homoserine O-succinyltransferase MetX, translating into MSFPADSVGLVTPQKFQFEEPLALECGRILPRFDIMFETYGTLNADKSNAILICHALSGHHHAAGYHHEDDKKAGWWDACIGPGKAIDTSKFFVVALNNIGGCNGSTGPTSPNPENENRPYGPDFPLVTVRDWVKTQAMLSDRLGIDVWYSVIGGSLGGMQALQWSVDYPDRLKNCVIIASAPKLSAQNIAFNEVARQSILSDPDFHHGRYLENDSYPKRGLILARMVGHITYLSEEAMKQKFGRDLKSGKFMYGFDVEFQVESYLRYQGEQFSRNFDANTYLIMTKALDYFDPSREYELSLQKAMANTKCRFLVVSFTTDWRFAPERSQEIVDALITSQKPVSYLDVDAEQGHDSFLFPIPLYVKTLRAFLGGPDHLQETVIEETI; encoded by the coding sequence GTGTCTTTTCCAGCTGACTCAGTGGGTCTTGTTACCCCACAAAAGTTCCAATTCGAAGAACCACTCGCACTAGAATGTGGACGAATTCTACCTCGTTTCGACATTATGTTTGAAACTTACGGCACACTTAATGCTGATAAATCCAATGCAATCCTCATTTGTCATGCTTTATCAGGTCATCATCATGCAGCAGGTTATCATCATGAAGATGATAAAAAAGCCGGTTGGTGGGATGCATGCATTGGTCCAGGTAAAGCAATTGATACATCAAAATTCTTTGTTGTTGCATTGAACAACATTGGTGGCTGTAACGGTTCTACAGGTCCAACCTCCCCAAATCCTGAAAATGAAAACCGTCCTTATGGTCCAGATTTTCCATTAGTCACTGTTCGCGACTGGGTCAAAACCCAAGCCATGCTATCCGATCGTTTAGGCATTGATGTTTGGTATTCGGTGATTGGTGGATCACTCGGTGGTATGCAAGCACTACAATGGTCTGTGGATTATCCAGATCGTTTGAAAAATTGTGTGATTATTGCCAGCGCACCAAAACTCTCTGCACAAAATATCGCCTTCAACGAAGTGGCTCGTCAGTCGATTCTATCGGATCCTGATTTCCATCATGGTCGTTATTTAGAAAATGATAGTTACCCGAAACGGGGCTTGATCTTGGCTCGAATGGTGGGTCATATTACTTATTTGTCTGAAGAAGCGATGAAACAAAAGTTTGGCCGTGACTTAAAGTCAGGCAAATTTATGTATGGTTTCGATGTCGAATTCCAAGTCGAAAGCTATTTGCGTTATCAAGGTGAGCAATTTAGCCGTAACTTTGATGCCAATACTTATCTGATTATGACCAAAGCGCTCGACTATTTCGATCCATCTCGAGAATATGAACTGTCTTTACAAAAAGCCATGGCAAATACCAAGTGTCGCTTCTTGGTCGTATCATTTACGACAGATTGGCGTTTTGCCCCAGAACGTTCGCAAGAAATTGTCGATGCACTCATTACCAGTCAAAAACCTGTGAGTTATCTTGATGTTGATGCTGAACAAGGACATGACTCATTCTTATTCCCTATTCCACTTTATGTGAAAACACTGAGAGCATTTTTAGGTGGACCAGACCATCTTCAAGAAACTGTGATTGAGGAGACCATCTAA
- a CDS encoding AEC family transporter yields MALILPLLSFLIGYFAVQYLTPIRPLLASLLAKIFIPLIIIYNMVFYTPGSLWLLILSLCSSVVFFSIFYYFSHDKLRALCFSYLNGAWLGFPFALAVFGPEASSTIVALYIGGSLFGNVSAVMAVSQEKQELAFIIKNMLFSPPVIALSVAAILSIWDFSAWQHHWLVQDLYAANKVLVTFSGMCILGMWLSKVSIGWKDLKRSLLLITGRGVLSIPLLILAYFVLPIPHQMLTYAIIFMFFLLPPAANIVALETHYQGTGYSAKYIASGTIASALLIGIYGVLIHLLISEL; encoded by the coding sequence ATGGCTTTAATTTTGCCACTTTTATCCTTTTTAATTGGTTATTTCGCAGTTCAATATTTGACGCCTATACGTCCACTCTTGGCCTCTTTGCTGGCTAAAATTTTTATTCCACTGATCATTATTTACAACATGGTGTTTTATACACCGGGTAGTTTATGGCTATTGATTTTAAGCCTGTGCAGTTCAGTTGTTTTTTTCAGTATTTTTTATTATTTCAGCCACGACAAGTTACGTGCCTTATGTTTTAGCTATTTAAATGGGGCTTGGTTGGGCTTTCCATTTGCTTTAGCTGTTTTTGGACCTGAAGCTAGTAGTACCATTGTGGCCTTATATATTGGCGGTTCACTGTTTGGTAATGTCAGTGCAGTCATGGCTGTGAGCCAAGAAAAGCAAGAATTAGCCTTCATCATAAAGAATATGCTGTTTTCACCCCCAGTCATTGCACTGAGTGTTGCAGCAATCCTCTCAATATGGGATTTCAGTGCGTGGCAACATCATTGGCTCGTTCAAGATCTGTACGCTGCTAACAAAGTATTAGTGACGTTTAGTGGTATGTGTATTTTGGGCATGTGGCTCAGTAAAGTGTCGATAGGATGGAAAGATTTAAAACGAAGTCTACTTTTAATTACTGGGCGTGGCGTGTTATCTATTCCACTGTTAATTTTGGCCTATTTTGTTTTACCCATTCCTCATCAAATGTTGACCTATGCCATTATTTTTATGTTCTTTCTACTGCCACCAGCAGCCAATATTGTGGCTTTGGAGACGCATTATCAGGGAACAGGGTATTCAGCGAAATATATTGCTTCAGGTACGATAGCCAGCGCACTTTTGATTGGAATTTATGGTGTTTTGATTCATTTGCTGATATCTGAATTATAA
- the rdgB gene encoding RdgB/HAM1 family non-canonical purine NTP pyrophosphatase, producing the protein MSSQDWLSQGTLVLASNNKGKIAEFEKLFAALNLPVNVVAQGQLNIEDAIEDGLSFVENAIIKARHAAKISGKPAIADDSGLCVPILGGAPGIYSARYAGNHGDDAANNAKLLADLKPLRKQDEKIEAMFVCVLALVQHAEDPLPQIFQGIWTGEILEQARGENGFGYDPLFWLPELGISSAELSKEEKNKISHRGQAMQLFKASLAK; encoded by the coding sequence ATGTCATCTCAAGATTGGTTATCTCAAGGGACTTTAGTCCTTGCAAGCAACAATAAAGGTAAAATTGCCGAATTTGAAAAACTCTTTGCCGCACTCAACCTACCAGTCAATGTGGTGGCTCAGGGACAACTTAATATCGAAGATGCTATTGAAGATGGTTTGAGCTTTGTTGAAAATGCCATTATCAAAGCGCGTCATGCTGCAAAAATTTCAGGAAAGCCTGCCATTGCAGATGACTCAGGTCTATGCGTTCCAATATTAGGTGGTGCACCTGGCATTTACTCGGCACGCTACGCAGGCAATCATGGTGATGATGCTGCAAACAATGCAAAACTTTTGGCTGATCTAAAACCTTTACGCAAACAAGATGAAAAAATTGAAGCTATGTTTGTATGTGTATTGGCATTGGTTCAACACGCTGAAGATCCATTACCGCAAATTTTCCAAGGTATTTGGACAGGTGAAATTTTAGAACAAGCACGCGGTGAAAATGGCTTCGGTTATGATCCATTGTTCTGGTTACCAGAGCTTGGGATTTCCAGTGCTGAATTAAGCAAAGAAGAAAAAAATAAAATCAGTCATCGTGGTCAAGCGATGCAATTGTTTAAAGCAAGTTTGGCAAAATAA
- a CDS encoding NRDE family protein: MCIVALAWHVIDHMPLCLISNRDEFYQRPSSQIHAWANSTLIAGQDLQSGGTWMGMTETGRWAVVTNFRDATDQKTYLTSRGHLVQDFLESDLTPYRFAQQLEQRQCDYAGFNLFLGDLEQAVYMSNRGEAPQVLAKGVYVVSNGLMTEDWEKTRHLRKRFTQEFLPMLQLQQTAESDIRHAVWDILEDERKIIPDLLPNTGISLEMEKLLSSTFIQSLVYGTRCSNLLRIQDHQIDWLEKTQHGEKQGEICQILQKLT; encoded by the coding sequence ATGTGTATTGTCGCACTGGCATGGCATGTCATAGACCACATGCCTTTATGTCTGATTTCTAATCGTGATGAGTTCTATCAACGACCTTCATCACAAATCCATGCATGGGCAAACAGCACCCTTATTGCAGGTCAAGATTTGCAATCGGGTGGTACATGGATGGGTATGACTGAAACAGGGCGTTGGGCTGTGGTGACTAATTTTCGTGATGCAACAGATCAGAAAACTTATCTCACTTCCAGAGGTCATTTGGTTCAAGACTTTTTAGAATCTGATTTAACTCCATATCGTTTTGCACAGCAGCTCGAGCAAAGGCAGTGTGACTATGCGGGTTTCAATCTCTTTTTAGGTGATTTAGAACAAGCCGTTTATATGAGTAATCGTGGTGAAGCACCACAAGTTTTGGCTAAAGGCGTGTATGTCGTTTCAAATGGATTAATGACTGAAGATTGGGAAAAGACCAGACATCTACGTAAACGCTTTACGCAAGAATTTCTTCCCATGCTACAACTTCAACAAACTGCCGAATCAGATATACGTCATGCTGTTTGGGATATTTTAGAAGATGAAAGAAAAATAATCCCTGACTTGTTACCTAACACTGGTATTAGTTTGGAAATGGAAAAACTGCTTTCTTCGACCTTTATTCAAAGTCTAGTCTATGGAACGAGATGCTCGAATTTATTACGTATCCAAGATCATCAGATAGACTGGCTAGAGAAAACCCAACACGGTGAAAAGCAGGGAGAGATTTGTCAGATTCTACAAAAGCTCACATAA